A segment of the Panacibacter ginsenosidivorans genome:
CTTGCTGAAGAAGAAGCGACCAGCATATGCTCATTTCAAAACTGCTCATTGCACGGCAAGCACTGCGCCAGCCCGGCGCAGGACTCCGTAATACCCGCCCACAACGCCCGCCGGAGACCTGCACCGGCGGAGGTTCGCAGGCTGTCACAGCGCTTGCCACTTCCACGCGGCATCTAACCGTCCTCTTTTCACTCCGCTAACCCGTTTGTTCCGCTATGCTGCACGCCCGGATCGCTCCGCTCCATTGCGGCGGTAAAGTGCCGCTGAAAACAGACGACAAAGATTGCTGCATCTCCCCGCAAGCCTGCACCAGCCCGGTGCAAGACACCGCCGCGCAGGACGCCTGTCGGAGACTTGCACCGCAAGAAACGCTGCGCTGGCTGGCGCAGACCTTGCGATTTCTACGCGGCACAACACCTTCCTCATTCCGCTGCGCAACCCGTCCGTTCCGCTGCGCTGCACGCCCGGAACGCTCGCTCATTCCGCCGGTCATGTGCCGCTAAAAAGAATCATATTAAGACTGCTCACTCCGGGAGACTTCATTCATCGTTATCCTGCTATCTTTGTCCAAACTCCTTTAACAAATGTTCTGGACACTGGAATTAGCCAGCCATCTAATTGAAGCACCCTGGCCCGCCACAAGAGACGATTTGATTGATTATGCGATTCGCTCAGGGGCTCCTATTGAAGTGATTGAAAATCTCCAGGAACTGGAGGACGAAGAAATATATGAATCCATGGAAGAAATATGGCCAGACCATCCGACACAGGATGATTTTTTATTCAACCA
Coding sequences within it:
- a CDS encoding DUF2795 domain-containing protein: MFWTLELASHLIEAPWPATRDDLIDYAIRSGAPIEVIENLQELEDEEIYESMEEIWPDHPTQDDFLFNQDEY